A region from the Hydra vulgaris chromosome 08, alternate assembly HydraT2T_AEP genome encodes:
- the LOC136083095 gene encoding uncharacterized protein LOC136083095 gives MDKPSANQQKNQQFIVNSPSPSSVVQNVTGVQQVDEFDLGFGVKVSKKKLSMISSTRSIHLASLLMDLIFTQEKVAQSSVTGCVGNPLKVAKPALDPSKVSALLAYVHKQFSRTENRLIKQSMAEKLQEVGGKFQSSKSKEI, from the exons ATGGACAAACCATCAGCAAATCAGCaaa AGAATCAACAATTTATTGTGAATTCACCATCTCCATCAAGTGTTGTGCAGAATGTCACTGGGGTTCAACAAGTTGATGag tttgatCTGGGGTTTGGTGTGAAAGTATCAAAAAAGAAGCTTTCAATGATTAGTTCGACAAGATCAATTCATCTCGCTAGCCTACTCATGGATTTGATATTCACCCAAGAGAAGGTGGCACAGAGTTCTGTAACAGGTTGTGTTGGTAACCCTTTAAAAGTAGCAAAGCCAGCATTGGATCCCTCAAAAGTTTCTGCCCTGTTGG CGTATGTTCACAAACAATTTTCTAGAACCGAAAACAGGTTGATAAAGCAATCAATGGCTGAAAAGCTGCAAGAAGTAGGAGGGAAATTCCAAAGCAGCAAATCAAAggaaatataa